In Asanoa sp. WMMD1127, one genomic interval encodes:
- a CDS encoding DUF4097 family beta strand repeat-containing protein gives MSNRWTVEEPREIAVEAAIDRVDVNLVSGQVNLVGTDDGPARVDVTRAGRTPVIVEVVDRTLVVRHNRLPRFPGVLWWIGQLRRRFRVDVSIGVPRSTAAYLRLVDGAVVVAGLRDDTEVDLTSGRITLMGLGGRTRAKVVAGPVEALGVDGDLTLKTVSGELVLADSSADRVEMTTVSGSVTCDLDNPHHRELRLHTTSGSVTVRVRADADLAVDLHTQSGQITSAFPLAGSERHGASRHRRGDLGRGTGKLWATTVSGSIALLASPVDEEGETPE, from the coding sequence GTGTCCAACCGCTGGACCGTCGAGGAGCCGCGCGAGATCGCCGTCGAGGCGGCCATCGATCGGGTCGACGTCAACCTGGTCTCCGGCCAGGTCAACCTGGTCGGCACCGACGACGGTCCGGCCCGGGTCGACGTTACGCGGGCCGGCCGCACGCCGGTGATCGTCGAGGTGGTCGACCGCACGCTGGTGGTCCGGCACAACCGCCTCCCGCGCTTTCCCGGCGTGTTGTGGTGGATCGGGCAGCTGCGCCGCCGGTTCCGGGTCGACGTCTCGATCGGCGTGCCCCGCTCCACCGCCGCCTACCTGCGCCTCGTCGACGGCGCCGTGGTCGTCGCCGGTCTGCGCGACGACACCGAGGTCGACCTGACGTCCGGCCGGATCACGCTGATGGGCCTCGGCGGCCGCACCCGCGCCAAGGTGGTCGCCGGGCCGGTCGAGGCGCTCGGCGTCGACGGCGACCTGACCCTCAAGACGGTCTCCGGCGAGCTGGTGCTGGCCGACAGCTCCGCCGACCGGGTGGAGATGACGACGGTCTCCGGGTCGGTCACCTGCGACCTCGACAACCCCCATCACCGCGAGCTCCGCCTGCACACCACCTCCGGCAGCGTCACCGTGCGGGTCCGCGCCGACGCCGACCTCGCCGTCGACCTGCACACGCAGTCGGGGCAGATCACCAGCGCCTTCCCGCTGGCCGGCAGCGAGCGACACGGCGCTTCGCGGCACCGGCGCGGCGACCTCGGCCGCGGGACCGGCAAACTCTGGGCGACGACCGTCTCCGGCAGCATCGCGTTGCTGGCGAGCCCGGTCGACGAGGAAGGGGAGACGCCGGAATGA
- a CDS encoding response regulator transcription factor, with amino-acid sequence MAAPQTEARLLVVEDDPNILELLSASLKFAGFEVSTATSGSSAVSAAKDRRPDLVVLDVMLPDLDGFEVIRLMREGGTRTPVVFLTARDATDDKIRGLTLGGDDYVTKPFSLEELTARIRAVLRRTSAGDQSASRLTFADLELDEETHEVYRAGQRVQLSPTEFKLLRYLMLNANRVLSKAQILDHVWNYDFRGDDNIVESYISYLRRKIDNGQPRLIHTLRGVGYVLRKPAA; translated from the coding sequence ATGGCCGCACCACAGACCGAGGCGAGACTGCTCGTCGTCGAAGACGACCCCAACATCCTCGAGCTGCTCTCCGCCAGTTTGAAGTTCGCCGGGTTCGAGGTGAGCACGGCGACCAGCGGCAGCTCCGCCGTCAGCGCGGCCAAGGACCGCCGGCCCGATCTGGTCGTGCTCGACGTGATGCTGCCGGACCTCGACGGCTTCGAGGTGATAAGGCTGATGCGCGAGGGCGGCACGCGTACGCCCGTCGTGTTCCTGACCGCCCGCGACGCCACCGACGACAAGATCCGCGGCCTGACGCTCGGTGGCGACGACTACGTCACCAAGCCGTTCAGCCTCGAGGAGCTGACCGCCCGCATCCGCGCCGTGCTGCGCCGCACCTCCGCCGGCGACCAGAGCGCCTCCCGGCTCACCTTCGCCGACCTGGAGCTCGACGAGGAGACCCACGAGGTCTACCGCGCCGGCCAGCGGGTCCAGCTGTCGCCGACGGAGTTCAAGCTGCTGCGCTACCTGATGCTCAACGCCAACCGGGTGCTGTCCAAGGCGCAGATCCTCGACCACGTGTGGAACTACGACTTCCGCGGCGACGACAACATCGTGGAGAGCTACATCTCCTACCTGCGCCGCAAGATCGACAATGGCCAGCCCCGGCTGATCCACACCCTGCGTGGGGTCGGCTACGTCCTTCGTAAGCCAGCGGCCTGA
- a CDS encoding GNAT family N-acyltransferase, whose protein sequence is MDLLTRTGGYTLLIADDAQQVAAAQRLRYQVFADELGATLQTTVPGHDVDEFDDACDHLIVRDDKSGAIVGTYRMLLPGRAPKRYGDTEFDLSALDPLRDALVETGRSCVAAEHRSGAVINLMWAGIARYLHLHNKRWLGGCASIPLNDGGTMAAAVWERVRVKHLSPPRMRVTPRHPWEIQPAAPASAALMPPLLRGYLRLGAWICGEPAYDPDFDCADLYVLLSLDRMDPRYLRHFLGVDQ, encoded by the coding sequence ATGGACCTCCTGACCAGGACCGGCGGCTACACCCTGCTGATCGCGGACGACGCGCAGCAGGTGGCCGCCGCTCAACGGCTGCGCTACCAGGTGTTCGCCGACGAGCTGGGCGCCACCCTGCAGACCACGGTTCCCGGGCACGACGTCGACGAGTTCGACGACGCCTGCGACCACCTGATCGTCCGTGACGACAAGTCCGGCGCGATCGTCGGCACCTACCGGATGCTGCTGCCCGGGCGTGCCCCCAAGCGCTACGGCGACACCGAGTTCGATCTGTCCGCCCTGGACCCGCTGCGGGACGCCCTGGTCGAGACCGGCCGCTCGTGCGTCGCGGCGGAGCACCGGTCCGGCGCGGTGATCAATCTGATGTGGGCCGGCATCGCCCGCTACCTGCACCTGCACAACAAGCGGTGGCTCGGCGGCTGCGCGTCGATCCCGCTGAACGACGGCGGCACGATGGCCGCGGCCGTGTGGGAGCGGGTCCGGGTCAAGCACCTCTCGCCGCCCCGCATGCGGGTCACCCCGCGCCACCCGTGGGAGATCCAGCCGGCCGCGCCGGCCTCCGCCGCGCTGATGCCGCCGCTGCTCCGCGGTTACCTGCGGCTGGGCGCTTGGATCTGCGGCGAGCCGGCGTACGACCCGGACTTCGACTGCGCCGACCTCTACGTGCTGCTTTCCCTGGACCGGATGGACCCGCGCTATCTGCGGCACTTCCTGGGGGTCGATCAGTGA
- a CDS encoding lysophospholipid acyltransferase family protein, giving the protein MTLWRPRNDCGTDCLVTGDEPAEAPKALQVLRFVRLLGAVLVGALLVPVLPLLTERGRERAGRFWGRLTLAALGVRLRLRGRPPRGKALVVANHVSWLDIVALLAVAPGRMLAKVEVRNWPLFGALAASGGTIFVDRSRPRTLPRSVADVADALRSGAVVTVFPEGTTGCGASVGPFRPAMFQAAIDAGATIVPVTLRYGSPAASFIGDETLWASVRRVLAMPKLVASVAVAPALHPEPAASRRALARVAQAAVGTPVFVPAPVEETPIPVPLALAA; this is encoded by the coding sequence GTGACGCTGTGGCGGCCGCGGAACGACTGCGGCACGGACTGCCTGGTCACTGGCGACGAGCCGGCCGAGGCGCCGAAGGCGCTGCAGGTGCTGCGCTTCGTCCGGCTGCTCGGAGCGGTGCTCGTCGGCGCGCTCCTGGTGCCGGTCCTGCCGCTGCTCACCGAGCGAGGGCGCGAGCGGGCCGGCCGGTTCTGGGGCCGGCTCACGCTGGCCGCGCTCGGCGTGCGGCTGCGGCTGCGCGGCCGGCCGCCGCGCGGCAAGGCGCTGGTGGTGGCCAACCACGTGTCCTGGCTCGACATCGTCGCGCTGCTGGCCGTGGCGCCGGGCCGGATGCTGGCCAAGGTCGAGGTGCGCAACTGGCCGCTGTTCGGCGCGCTGGCGGCCTCGGGCGGCACGATCTTCGTCGACCGCTCCCGGCCCAGGACGCTGCCCCGCTCGGTGGCCGACGTGGCCGACGCGCTGCGGTCCGGCGCCGTCGTCACCGTCTTCCCGGAGGGCACCACGGGCTGCGGCGCGTCGGTCGGCCCGTTCCGCCCCGCGATGTTCCAGGCCGCGATCGACGCCGGTGCGACGATCGTGCCCGTGACCCTGCGGTACGGCAGCCCGGCGGCCTCCTTCATCGGCGACGAGACTTTGTGGGCGTCGGTCCGTCGGGTGCTGGCAATGCCGAAGCTGGTCGCGTCGGTCGCCGTCGCGCCGGCCCTGCACCCCGAGCCCGCGGCGTCCCGGCGGGCGCTGGCCCGGGTGGCCCAGGCCGCCGTCGGCACCCCGGTGTTCGTGCCCGCGCCGGTCGAGGAGACCCCGATCCCCGTACCGCTGGCCCTGGCCGCTTGA
- a CDS encoding trypsin-like peptidase domain-containing protein has translation MTEHESDPRRDPERGTEPGAGTAPAAGAAAGAEQPTEQQPRPYGADQPTAQQPTLPTESQPVSGAHAEQPRSPWQPAAQQPPQYPQAGSGYPHYTYPGYGQGGYAGTHQQQHGTPIPWAGGGPGGPPAGPPWQQHVPSPGDPRRPNKVGRWIAAAAVALVLLLGAGLVGGVIGAALNGNDADNARARAAAAPVVNRSSLAEIAQKVEPSIVSITTGSGEGSGVVLTDDGYVLTNNHVVASASGNSVTVVFDNGKRASATIVGTDPKSDLAVVKASGVSGLSAAKFGDSAAVQVGDTVLALGSPLGLQGSVTAGIISAKDRTIRTQSEQDQQPNPFGGNPNQQPTATSLSGLLQTDAPINPGNSGGALVNTNGEVIGINTAIATSGQGNGSIGVGFAIPSAKAEQVAQALRNGEKVSHAALGVQVTETENGQGALVGAVTPNSAAAKAGLQQGDVITNFGGEAINTSDELVAAVQSHKVGDQVQLTYTRNGSGNTATVTLTEAS, from the coding sequence ATGACCGAGCACGAAAGCGACCCCCGGCGCGATCCCGAGCGGGGCACCGAGCCGGGCGCCGGGACCGCGCCCGCCGCGGGCGCCGCCGCCGGTGCCGAGCAGCCGACGGAGCAGCAGCCGCGCCCGTACGGCGCCGACCAGCCGACCGCGCAGCAACCCACCCTCCCCACCGAGTCCCAGCCGGTCAGCGGCGCGCACGCGGAGCAGCCGCGCAGCCCGTGGCAGCCGGCCGCGCAGCAGCCGCCGCAATATCCGCAGGCCGGCTCCGGCTACCCGCACTACACCTACCCGGGCTACGGGCAGGGCGGTTACGCCGGCACCCACCAGCAGCAGCACGGCACGCCGATCCCGTGGGCCGGTGGCGGCCCGGGCGGTCCGCCGGCGGGCCCGCCATGGCAGCAGCACGTGCCGAGTCCCGGCGATCCGCGGCGGCCCAACAAGGTCGGCCGCTGGATCGCCGCGGCCGCGGTGGCGCTGGTCCTGCTGCTCGGCGCCGGCCTGGTCGGCGGCGTGATCGGCGCGGCCCTCAACGGCAACGACGCCGACAACGCGCGGGCCCGGGCGGCCGCCGCGCCGGTGGTCAACCGGTCCTCGCTGGCCGAGATCGCGCAGAAGGTGGAGCCGAGCATCGTCTCGATCACCACCGGCAGCGGCGAGGGCTCGGGCGTGGTGCTCACCGACGACGGCTACGTGCTGACCAACAACCACGTCGTGGCCAGCGCGAGCGGCAACAGCGTGACCGTGGTCTTCGACAACGGCAAGCGCGCCAGCGCCACCATCGTCGGCACCGACCCCAAGAGCGACCTGGCCGTCGTCAAGGCGTCCGGCGTCTCGGGCCTGAGCGCGGCGAAGTTCGGCGACAGCGCGGCCGTGCAGGTCGGTGACACCGTGCTCGCCCTGGGCAGCCCGCTCGGCCTGCAGGGCTCGGTGACCGCCGGCATCATCAGCGCCAAGGACCGCACGATCCGCACGCAGTCCGAGCAGGACCAGCAGCCGAACCCGTTCGGCGGCAACCCCAACCAGCAGCCGACCGCCACGTCGCTGTCGGGCCTGCTGCAGACCGACGCGCCGATCAACCCGGGCAACTCCGGTGGCGCTCTGGTCAACACCAACGGCGAGGTGATCGGCATCAACACCGCGATCGCCACGTCGGGGCAGGGCAACGGCAGCATCGGCGTCGGCTTCGCGATCCCGAGCGCCAAGGCCGAGCAGGTCGCGCAGGCACTGCGCAACGGCGAGAAGGTCTCCCACGCCGCGCTCGGCGTGCAGGTCACCGAGACCGAGAACGGCCAAGGCGCCCTGGTCGGCGCCGTCACCCCGAACAGCGCGGCCGCCAAGGCCGGGCTGCAGCAGGGCGACGTCATCACCAACTTCGGCGGCGAGGCGATCAACACCTCCGACGAGCTGGTGGCCGCGGTGCAGTCGCACAAGGTCGGTGACCAGGTGCAGCTGACCTACACGCGAAACGGATCCGGAAACACCGCAACCGTGACGCTCACCGAAGCGTCTTAA
- a CDS encoding cyclic nucleotide-binding protein, producing the protein MTVVETRVSVWEALAGRAPGQPVGPHDPGMWAAVVERLNPARARPVRRAGIEQVDLVSVRGVPYVMLRSPDDRGGACYLRLTPEEWQLATLMDGSRTVARLVAEFARIGGRLAPDQVTRVVADLAANRMLAELPVDAFLPLRNVRRRPWPVRIGRTLLAFAQGRRTVVADIDPLVGFLYRAGGRLLFHKAVVALLGVVALAGLLAFGWTWWHGEESIFLTGGSYATGAAVLLGLNVLALACHELGHALATKHAGRRVPAAGFLVYFGIPSVFVDTTDVWMAGRRARMTTTAAGPATGLVLAGVAGLVGVFVPEAAPWTFKLAFAWYLNALFNLNPFLALDGYYLLMDWLEIPNLRARGLTYVVSRLRRRPPRWSELDREGRLVALYGTVAVLWIAIAVNLGWRIWTDRVAGLTIGLWRSGWPARLLLVAVVCGLAAPLVYLAFSWLAARVRALRRRLAQRRHDLDMPRRLDALRASALGRLSGAALADLAAAATWVRPRTGQPLVFAGAAQRAVYVVVDGAVEARRPDDPSGLVRQRLGAGGVVGLASALSGAPAALSWHTAGTTLLSLPPSAVSRAIGPVPGPPPAEWDEADRLFAEAPALQSLSAEDRMGLVSAARPVLLAPGEPVLLNGATDAVVIESGSVVLPDGVELRRGTLIGPIGDGPGGVVASARTPTRLWSVPALPGVPLLLGADPSVVASAAGARPAAGVHPTGGYPPLAAPPGPPPVIDETVDGRFERRLWWLVALLLLLALLLTATNFIPGPAWAEMPADRALLSTTRGTAEVSVDGRPVRLTSGDKVYVTEGDQVRLRDRSAATLTFRGGSVTVLCAGSGIVIGPLWSEGGRRTEPHGTLRLADGRVLVDTASTRSTFRPLDLSLEVLGLRLNNEGAAWYWANAVGTSVVSTGTVRVDGQLQPATDEALDCGDGREVPRPAGPTEEPVPSEEPTPSELPSPTVTPSPTPTPPADEDDDDDNGGDPPANPPPGGNPPGGNPPGGNPTTRPPTSPPTSPPDDNDPPEITWVTDPGGTIDQQIGGEGSCGNNRTEAFPVVAVSDDKDPDQVIKVTVSWSGFASGSDAMSWDGNFYGRIGPVPYSGEPNTGGALSIRVTATDSEGESSSISGTDVTVAGCRFQEPPT; encoded by the coding sequence GTGACGGTCGTCGAGACCCGGGTGAGTGTGTGGGAGGCGCTGGCCGGGCGGGCGCCCGGGCAGCCGGTGGGCCCGCACGACCCCGGCATGTGGGCGGCCGTCGTCGAGCGACTCAATCCGGCGCGGGCGCGGCCCGTGCGGCGCGCGGGCATCGAGCAGGTCGACCTGGTCTCGGTGCGGGGCGTTCCCTACGTGATGCTCCGCTCGCCCGACGACCGCGGCGGCGCCTGCTACCTGCGGCTCACGCCCGAGGAGTGGCAGCTTGCCACGTTGATGGACGGCTCGCGTACGGTCGCCCGACTGGTCGCGGAGTTCGCCCGGATCGGCGGCCGGCTCGCCCCTGACCAGGTCACCCGGGTGGTCGCCGATCTCGCCGCCAACCGGATGCTGGCCGAGCTGCCGGTCGACGCGTTCCTGCCGCTGCGCAACGTGCGGCGGCGACCCTGGCCGGTCCGGATCGGCCGCACGCTGCTGGCGTTCGCGCAGGGCCGGCGCACCGTGGTCGCCGACATCGACCCGCTGGTGGGCTTCCTCTACCGGGCCGGCGGCCGGCTGCTGTTCCACAAGGCCGTCGTCGCGCTGCTCGGCGTCGTCGCCCTGGCCGGCCTGCTCGCGTTCGGCTGGACCTGGTGGCACGGCGAAGAGTCGATCTTCCTGACCGGCGGCTCGTACGCGACCGGAGCGGCCGTCCTGCTCGGCCTCAATGTGCTCGCTCTGGCCTGCCACGAACTCGGCCACGCGCTGGCCACCAAGCACGCCGGTCGGCGGGTGCCGGCCGCCGGCTTCCTCGTCTACTTCGGCATCCCGTCCGTCTTCGTCGACACGACGGACGTGTGGATGGCCGGCCGGCGCGCCCGGATGACCACCACCGCCGCCGGCCCGGCCACCGGGCTCGTCCTGGCCGGCGTCGCCGGGCTCGTCGGCGTGTTCGTGCCCGAGGCCGCGCCGTGGACGTTCAAGCTCGCCTTCGCCTGGTACCTCAACGCGCTGTTCAACCTCAACCCGTTCCTCGCGCTCGACGGCTACTACCTGCTGATGGACTGGCTCGAGATCCCCAACCTGCGCGCCCGGGGGCTCACCTACGTCGTCAGCCGGCTGCGCCGCCGCCCGCCGCGCTGGTCCGAACTGGACCGCGAAGGCCGGCTGGTCGCGCTTTACGGCACCGTCGCCGTCCTGTGGATCGCCATCGCGGTCAACCTGGGCTGGCGCATCTGGACCGACCGGGTCGCGGGCCTCACGATCGGCCTGTGGCGGTCGGGCTGGCCGGCCCGGCTCCTGCTCGTCGCCGTGGTCTGCGGACTCGCGGCGCCCCTGGTCTACCTGGCGTTCAGCTGGCTCGCCGCCCGGGTCCGGGCACTGCGGCGGCGGCTCGCCCAGCGCCGCCACGACCTCGACATGCCCCGGCGGCTCGACGCCCTGCGGGCCTCGGCCCTCGGCCGGCTCTCCGGCGCCGCGCTCGCCGACCTCGCCGCGGCCGCCACCTGGGTCCGCCCGCGCACCGGTCAGCCGCTGGTCTTCGCCGGCGCCGCCCAACGCGCCGTCTACGTCGTCGTCGACGGTGCGGTGGAGGCGCGCCGGCCCGACGACCCGTCGGGCCTCGTCCGCCAGCGACTCGGCGCCGGCGGCGTGGTCGGCCTGGCCAGCGCGTTGAGCGGGGCGCCGGCCGCGCTGTCCTGGCACACCGCCGGGACCACCCTGCTGTCGCTGCCGCCGTCGGCGGTGTCGCGGGCGATCGGCCCGGTGCCGGGGCCGCCGCCGGCCGAGTGGGACGAGGCGGACCGGCTGTTCGCCGAGGCGCCCGCCCTGCAGTCGCTGAGCGCCGAGGACCGGATGGGGCTCGTGTCGGCCGCCCGGCCGGTGCTGCTCGCGCCGGGCGAGCCGGTGCTGCTCAACGGCGCCACGGACGCGGTGGTCATCGAGTCGGGCAGCGTGGTGCTGCCGGACGGGGTCGAGCTGCGCCGCGGCACTCTGATCGGGCCGATCGGCGACGGGCCGGGCGGCGTCGTGGCGTCCGCGCGGACCCCTACGCGCCTGTGGTCGGTGCCCGCGCTGCCTGGCGTACCCCTGCTGCTCGGCGCCGATCCCAGCGTGGTCGCGTCGGCGGCCGGCGCGCGCCCCGCGGCCGGCGTGCACCCGACCGGCGGCTACCCGCCGCTGGCGGCGCCGCCGGGGCCGCCGCCGGTGATCGACGAGACCGTCGACGGCCGTTTCGAGCGCCGGCTGTGGTGGCTGGTCGCCCTGCTCCTGCTGCTCGCGCTGCTGCTCACGGCGACCAACTTCATCCCCGGGCCGGCCTGGGCCGAGATGCCCGCCGACCGCGCCCTGCTGTCGACCACCCGGGGCACGGCCGAGGTGTCGGTCGACGGCCGGCCGGTGCGGCTGACCTCCGGCGACAAGGTGTACGTGACCGAGGGCGACCAGGTCCGCCTGCGCGACCGGTCGGCGGCGACGCTGACCTTCCGCGGCGGCTCCGTCACGGTGCTCTGCGCGGGCAGCGGGATCGTGATCGGTCCTCTGTGGAGCGAGGGAGGGCGGCGCACCGAGCCGCACGGAACGCTGCGGTTGGCCGACGGGCGGGTGCTGGTCGACACAGCCAGCACGCGGAGCACGTTCCGGCCGCTGGATCTCTCGCTGGAGGTCCTCGGGCTGCGACTGAACAACGAGGGGGCGGCCTGGTACTGGGCCAACGCCGTCGGCACGAGCGTTGTCTCGACGGGAACGGTGCGGGTCGACGGGCAGCTCCAGCCGGCCACGGACGAAGCGCTCGACTGCGGTGACGGTCGCGAGGTGCCCCGGCCGGCCGGGCCGACCGAGGAGCCGGTGCCGAGCGAGGAGCCGACCCCGTCCGAGCTGCCGTCCCCGACGGTCACGCCGAGCCCGACCCCGACACCGCCGGCCGACGAGGACGATGACGACGACAACGGCGGCGACCCGCCGGCGAACCCGCCGCCGGGCGGCAATCCTCCGGGCGGGAACCCACCCGGCGGCAATCCGACGACCAGGCCGCCGACAAGTCCGCCGACGTCGCCGCCGGACGACAACGACCCGCCGGAGATCACCTGGGTGACCGACCCCGGCGGCACCATCGACCAGCAGATCGGCGGCGAGGGATCCTGCGGCAACAACCGCACGGAGGCCTTCCCGGTGGTCGCGGTCAGCGACGACAAGGACCCTGATCAGGTCATTAAGGTCACGGTCTCGTGGTCCGGCTTCGCATCCGGCAGCGATGCCATGTCGTGGGACGGCAACTTCTACGGCCGTATCGGCCCGGTGCCCTACTCCGGCGAGCCGAACACCGGTGGCGCCTTGTCGATCAGGGTGACCGCGACCGACTCCGAGGGCGAGAGCAGCTCGATCTCCGGCACCGACGTGACCGTTGCGGGGTGCCGCTTCCAGGAACCACCCACCTAA
- a CDS encoding HAMP domain-containing sensor histidine kinase, with protein sequence MLAPLRGTPLRVKLVAAVLALVTAALLVIGAASTFFLRNYLLDQVDGNLRSLNNNVQALLRDNIQFAVGDNAFAVASTPAQPTLNDLSSRPGQLFTPDGPDLPQNYTGLQESLRQHHNDPYTVKAIGSQVRWRVLVVQPQDSTAIVAVGFNLSDVDHTVKQLLWIDGLAGGTVLIVLATLGAAIVRSNLKPLRQIERTTVAIAAGDLSQRVPDPEPGAEEPKTELGRLSRALNAMLTQIETAFAARAESEAAARDAAFSAQASEARALRSEERMRQFVADASHELRTPLTTIRGFAELYRQGAAAGSPEDTARLVRRIEDEAARMGLLVEDLLLLARLDRERPLSLSPVELRVLASEAVQAAQAMAPDREIAIEVAPRAGLLVVRADDARLRQVLGNLLTNAIIHTPLDAQITVRLRSDGDSAIVEVVDTGQGLPPEQAERVFERFYRADAARRRDREATSTGLGLAIVAALVRAHGGTVEVDTVPGQGSTFRVRLPLAGGDDVAGGDDVAGGDDEQEDPGPGANGNGHSQTTLSPAPGRSQSGGER encoded by the coding sequence ATGTTGGCTCCCCTGCGCGGCACCCCGCTGCGCGTCAAGCTCGTCGCCGCGGTGTTGGCGCTGGTGACGGCCGCCCTGCTCGTGATCGGGGCGGCCAGCACGTTCTTCCTGCGCAACTACCTGCTCGACCAGGTCGACGGCAACCTGCGCAGCCTCAACAACAACGTGCAGGCGCTGCTCCGCGACAACATCCAGTTCGCCGTCGGCGACAACGCGTTCGCCGTGGCGTCCACCCCGGCGCAGCCCACGCTCAACGACCTGAGCAGCCGGCCGGGCCAGCTGTTCACGCCGGACGGGCCGGACCTGCCGCAGAACTACACCGGCCTGCAGGAGTCGCTGCGGCAGCACCACAACGACCCCTACACGGTCAAGGCGATCGGCAGCCAGGTCCGCTGGCGCGTGCTGGTCGTGCAGCCGCAGGACAGCACCGCGATCGTGGCCGTCGGCTTCAACCTCTCCGACGTGGACCACACCGTCAAACAGCTGCTCTGGATCGACGGCCTGGCCGGCGGCACGGTGCTGATCGTGCTGGCCACCCTCGGGGCGGCGATAGTCCGCAGCAACCTCAAACCGTTGCGGCAGATCGAGCGCACGACGGTGGCGATCGCGGCCGGCGACCTGAGCCAGCGTGTTCCCGACCCCGAACCCGGCGCCGAGGAGCCCAAGACCGAGCTCGGTCGGCTGTCCCGCGCGCTCAACGCGATGCTCACCCAGATCGAGACCGCGTTCGCCGCCCGGGCCGAGTCCGAGGCCGCCGCCCGCGACGCGGCGTTCTCCGCCCAGGCGTCGGAGGCGCGGGCGTTGCGCTCCGAGGAGCGGATGCGGCAGTTCGTCGCCGACGCCTCCCACGAGCTGCGTACGCCGCTGACCACCATCCGTGGCTTCGCCGAGCTCTACCGGCAGGGCGCCGCGGCGGGGTCGCCGGAAGACACCGCACGGCTGGTCCGTCGCATCGAGGACGAGGCGGCCAGGATGGGCCTTCTCGTGGAAGACCTCCTCCTGCTGGCCCGCCTCGACCGGGAACGACCGCTCTCGCTGTCGCCGGTCGAGCTGCGGGTGCTGGCCAGCGAGGCGGTGCAGGCGGCGCAGGCGATGGCGCCCGACCGCGAGATCGCGATCGAGGTGGCGCCGCGGGCCGGGCTGCTGGTGGTGCGGGCCGACGACGCCCGGCTCCGCCAGGTGCTGGGCAACCTGCTGACCAACGCGATCATCCACACGCCACTGGACGCGCAGATCACCGTCCGGCTTCGCTCCGACGGCGACTCGGCGATCGTCGAGGTGGTCGACACCGGCCAGGGTCTCCCGCCCGAGCAGGCCGAACGCGTCTTCGAGCGGTTCTACCGGGCGGACGCCGCGCGCCGGCGCGACCGCGAGGCCACCAGCACCGGGCTGGGGCTGGCGATCGTGGCCGCGCTCGTGCGAGCGCACGGCGGGACGGTCGAAGTGGACACCGTGCCGGGGCAGGGCTCGACGTTCCGCGTCCGGCTGCCGCTGGCCGGCGGCGACGACGTGGCCGGCGGGGACGACGTGGCCGGCGGGGACGACGAACAGGAGGACCCGGGCCCGGGCGCCAACGGGAACGGGCACTCTCAGACAACGCTCAGCCCGGCCCCAGGCCGGTCGCAGAGCGGTGGGGAAAGGTAA
- a CDS encoding PadR family transcriptional regulator — MTAVFSHGRLRLYLLKLLDDGPKHGYELIRLLADRFHGTYAPSAGTIYPRLARMESEGLVTHTAAGGRKTYSISDSGRTELRQRSGELADLEQDINASVADLAADIQAQVHGSTRDLKKELREAARKTRRSAWVFDVQLGGGGHPSGDVRDEFDRRLVAFTDEVRAIVRRGRFSDDQLRTASRLLDGVLDGLRRLQR; from the coding sequence ATGACGGCCGTTTTCAGCCATGGGCGGTTGCGCCTCTACCTGCTCAAGCTGCTCGACGACGGCCCGAAGCACGGCTACGAGTTGATCCGGCTGCTGGCCGACCGGTTCCACGGCACCTACGCGCCCAGCGCCGGCACGATCTATCCACGGCTGGCCCGGATGGAGAGCGAGGGCCTGGTCACGCACACCGCAGCCGGCGGCCGCAAGACCTACTCGATCAGCGACAGCGGCCGCACGGAGCTGCGCCAGCGCTCCGGCGAGCTGGCCGACCTCGAGCAGGACATCAACGCGTCCGTCGCCGACCTCGCCGCCGACATCCAGGCCCAGGTGCACGGCTCGACCCGCGACCTGAAGAAGGAGCTGCGCGAGGCCGCCCGCAAGACCCGCCGGAGCGCCTGGGTGTTCGACGTCCAGCTCGGCGGCGGCGGTCATCCGAGCGGCGACGTGCGGGACGAGTTCGACCGGCGGCTGGTGGCGTTCACCGACGAGGTGCGTGCGATCGTCCGCCGTGGGCGGTTCAGCGACGACCAGCTGCGCACCGCGTCCCGCCTGCTCGACGGGGTGCTCGACGGCCTGCGCCGGCTGCAGCGCTGA